A region from the Arachis ipaensis cultivar K30076 chromosome B01, Araip1.1, whole genome shotgun sequence genome encodes:
- the LOC107627955 gene encoding uncharacterized protein LOC107627955 has translation MGLPGHECENVSLRLSVLVVGTRKIRTTIKSESRIGRKAAKINLDMFRSRFLSFPMVIGAVIIGVVSGKAIFGPPLDDYWKKKRQEEEAASAAATTNKATESKAT, from the exons ATGGGCCTTCCAGGGCATGAATGCGAAAACGTTTCCCTTCGGCTATCGGTTCTGGTAGTTGGCACTCGGAAGATCCGAACTACAATCAAATCAGAGTCCCGAATTGGCAGAAAAGCCGCAAAAATCAACCTTGATATGTTTCGAAGCAGATTCCTCTCTTTCCCTATGGTCATTGGTGCAGTCAT AATTGGTGTTGTTTCTGGTAAAGCTATATTTGGACCCCCACTTGATGACTACTGGAAAAAGAAGCGTCAGGAAGAGGAAGCGGCCTCCGCAGCAGCTACTACTAACAAGGCGACCGAATCTAAGGCAACGTAG
- the LOC107627946 gene encoding uncharacterized protein LOC107627946 (The sequence of the model RefSeq protein was modified relative to this genomic sequence to represent the inferred CDS: added 27 bases not found in genome assembly), whose protein sequence is MSWFARTIANSLRLDDDDVDVDDQQPQQQNHNKHTPNPETATVDPKSSTKPEPDSQSEPSTPTARGVKEDLSELKQTISRRLWGVASFLAPPSDPEPKSEPQISDPERATDEDLIAGIRSDFAEISGRFRSGISKLSENKAVSEITKIASNFLQLGSEEERSLSDYNLNGVVGFNEDVVSFARSIAMHPETWLDFPLPDDPESDDFELSDFQQEHALAVERLAPRLAALRMELCPGYMSDGCFWKIYFVLLHPRLDKNDAVILSTPPIMEARAMLTEVLDKRKKKKQEQNLSAGSSVPSEEAEHFLFVPTSAQQESNPQHMPVVEAAPSAVMFDVEMDKHVQISNVPTEKAEHGLSVPTSFQQESHPLQTSVVEAAPSVVLDAKMDKHPPAQNSTVQSKETKKHLPVHTSVQQESQPLQTSVVEAAPSAVVSDVKMDNPVQSTQVQDTKKSMVKEAPVKPSIDQSSSSSVNKISDELDEDDDWLKEDDTPEMAGLTGTSNPTANDDDVSFSDLEEDDV, encoded by the exons AACTCACTCAGACTCGACGACGACGACGTCGACGTTGATGATCAACAACCACAACAGCAAAACCACAATAAACACACTCCCAATCCGGAAACCGCCACCGTTGACCCCAAATCCTCAACCAAACCAGAACCCGACTCACAATCCGAACCATCCACTCCCACTGCACGGGGCGTCAAAGAAGACCTCTCCGAGCTCAAACAAACCATCTCGCGCCGATTATGGGGCGTCGCTTCTTTCCTCGCCCCTCCCTCCGATCCCGAACCAAAATCCGAACCTCAGATCTCGGATCCCGAACGTGCTACCGATGAGGACCTAATTGCAGGGATCCGAAGCGATTTCGCCGAGATAAGTGGAAGGTTCAGGAGCGGAATCTCTAAGCTCTCTGAAAACAAGGCCGTGTCTGAGATTACCAAAATAGCCTCCAATTTTCTCCAGCTTGGTTCTGAAGAGGAGCGCTCTCTCAGCGACTACAATCTAAATGGCGTCGTTGGATTTAATGAAGACGTAGTTTCATTCGCCAGGAGCATAGCCATGCACCCCGAGACTTGGCTCGATTTCCCTCTGCCCGATGATCCTGAATCTGATG aTTTTGAGTTATCGGATTTCCAACAAGAACATGCTCTGGCTGTTGAACGGTTGGCACCAAGGTTAGCTGCTCTAAGAATGGAACTTTGTCCTGGATACATGAGCGATGGTTGCTTTTGGAAGATATACTTTGTACTCCTGCACCCTAGACTCGACAAAAATGATGCTGTCATTTTATCAACCCCACCA ATAATGGAAGCCAGAGCAATGTTAACTGAGGTGTTAgacaaaaggaaaaagaaaaagcaagagcaAAACTTATCTGCCGGCAGCAGTGTTCCATCAGAAGAGGCTGAACACTTTCTTTTTGTGCCAACCAGTGCTCAACAGGAATCCAATCCTCAGCACATGCCTGTTGTTGAAGCAGCCCCATCTGCAGTTATGTTTGATGTCGAGATGGATAAACATGTCCAAATTAGCAATGTTCCCACAGAAAAGGCAGAACATGGTCTGTCTGTGCCAACCAGTTTTCAACAGGAATCACATCCTCTGCAAACATCTGTTGTTGAAGCAGCCCCATCTGTTGTGCTTGATGCCAAGATGGATAAACATCCTCCTGCCCAGAATAGCACTGTTCAGTCCAAAGAAACCAAAAAGCACTTGCCAGTGCATACCAGCGTTCAACAAGAATCCCAACCTCTGCAGACATCTGTTGTTGAAGCAGCCCCATCTGCGGTTGTTTCTGATGTCAAGATGGATAATCCTGTCCAAAGCACTCAAGTTCAGGATACCAAGAAATCTATGGTTAAAGAAGCTCCAGTGAAACCCTCTATAGACCAATCATCATCTAGTTCTGTAAATAAAATTTCTGATGAGTTGGATGAGGATGATGATTGGTTGAAAGAGGATGATACTCCTGAAATGGCTGGTCTCACTGGAACTTCAAACCCTACTGCAAATGACGATGATGTCTCATTTAGTGACCTTGAGGAGGATGATGTTTAA